A genomic segment from Paenibacillus sp. FSL K6-1096 encodes:
- a CDS encoding radical SAM protein: MQVEEKYQFKSNLRTLKHGNQVVIGNRDDGKWMKISKQCFDILNMGVDHQATFAELLQALADDEDRAYFMKLFTKLRAIGVIRLQSDEEKVPARAIDFAVTHRCNLNCSHCCVAASSIAGKEFLQTEEILGILDKIIALHPAQINFTGGEVLVREDFLDILKYGREHYQGIIGVMTNATLINEVNVIALAKYADSIDISIDGVDEETCSKIRGEGVFQKVVDSIRLLQENGLDKISLSMVITSDTQHLREEFDHLNEQLGTKGVTRIFSPIGRGRINKSQLEVNLDSDFKSNIEQLNNSEILHNLKTCHCGAIQKTLYINYKGNVYPCGLLEKEEYRLCHVNDIEDFESFYSQKCYQDCGGYQSLINIQPENFNKCADCDVNLFCWNCVHFLDLLKKGDHVVEFDCSEQKRELQQAVWGSHT, encoded by the coding sequence ATGCAAGTTGAAGAGAAATATCAATTCAAGAGCAATTTGAGAACGCTTAAACACGGTAATCAAGTCGTTATCGGGAACCGGGACGACGGGAAATGGATGAAGATCAGCAAGCAGTGTTTCGATATTCTGAACATGGGTGTGGATCATCAGGCCACTTTTGCTGAATTGCTTCAAGCATTGGCTGATGACGAAGATAGAGCTTATTTCATGAAATTATTTACGAAACTCAGAGCCATCGGAGTGATCCGATTGCAGAGCGACGAGGAGAAGGTTCCAGCGAGGGCTATTGATTTTGCGGTTACGCACCGCTGCAACTTGAACTGTTCCCACTGCTGCGTCGCGGCCAGTTCTATCGCAGGCAAGGAGTTTCTACAGACCGAAGAGATCCTGGGGATACTGGATAAAATCATAGCCCTCCACCCCGCCCAAATCAATTTTACAGGTGGTGAAGTGCTGGTCCGGGAAGATTTCTTGGATATTCTTAAATATGGACGTGAGCATTACCAGGGAATCATCGGCGTAATGACAAATGCCACACTTATTAATGAAGTCAATGTTATAGCATTGGCGAAATATGCCGACTCGATTGACATTAGCATTGATGGTGTTGATGAAGAGACATGCTCCAAAATAAGAGGAGAAGGTGTCTTCCAAAAAGTAGTGGACAGTATCCGGCTGCTGCAAGAGAATGGTCTGGATAAAATATCGTTGTCCATGGTTATCACCAGTGATACCCAACATTTACGCGAAGAATTCGACCATCTGAATGAACAGTTGGGCACCAAAGGGGTAACCAGAATCTTTAGTCCGATTGGTAGAGGACGTATCAATAAAAGTCAATTGGAGGTCAACCTTGATTCCGACTTCAAGTCGAACATAGAGCAGTTGAACAACAGTGAGATTCTTCATAATCTGAAGACCTGTCATTGCGGCGCAATCCAAAAAACGTTGTATATCAACTATAAAGGAAATGTATATCCATGCGGCTTGCTTGAGAAGGAAGAATATCGCCTATGTCATGTAAATGATATAGAGGATTTCGAATCCTTTTACAGTCAGAAATGTTATCAAGATTGCGGGGGGTACCAGTCCTTGATAAACATTCAACCGGAGAACTTCAATAAGTGTGCAGATTGCGATGTCAATCTGTTCTGTTGGAACTGTGTTCATTTCTTGGATCTACTCAAGAAGGGCGATCATGTTGTCGAATTTGATTGCAGTGAACAGAAGCGAGAATTGCAGCAAGCGGTTTGGGGAAGTCATACATAA
- a CDS encoding LytTR family DNA-binding domain-containing protein gives MFNVAVCDADELCHAQIENFFRRFEQETKFYFQIKYFFSGEELIEYVKSHAGNSFHILIMDVVLQKMNGIETAKWIRNNQDYDLQIIFLTHDQQSMLDCFDVQPFQFIIKPTSYDLFCMKLLKLCEYIVSLSGRYLTIRTEGEYRLIKVTEVLSIKKVKDAVIRNQLEISTADCQYQSKGVLNKFRFERESPLLMIHRSIIVNIEHIHKISSNTVSMSNGDQFPIGRSYMKEVKDVYNCYMTSQYKKRVFLG, from the coding sequence TTGTTCAACGTAGCCGTATGTGACGCTGATGAGCTCTGCCACGCTCAAATTGAAAATTTCTTTCGTAGATTCGAACAAGAGACTAAATTCTACTTTCAAATCAAGTATTTTTTTTCTGGGGAAGAACTGATCGAATATGTGAAAAGCCATGCCGGTAATTCATTTCATATCTTGATTATGGATGTCGTGCTGCAAAAGATGAATGGCATTGAGACGGCAAAATGGATACGTAATAATCAAGACTATGATTTACAAATCATCTTTCTTACACACGATCAGCAATCTATGTTAGATTGTTTTGATGTACAACCCTTTCAGTTCATTATTAAACCTACTTCCTATGATTTGTTTTGTATGAAATTGTTAAAATTATGTGAATATATCGTCTCGTTATCCGGGCGATACCTAACGATCCGGACAGAGGGAGAATATCGCCTGATAAAAGTCACCGAAGTCCTATCCATAAAGAAAGTGAAAGATGCCGTTATCAGAAATCAACTCGAAATTTCAACCGCAGATTGCCAATATCAAAGCAAAGGCGTTCTTAACAAATTCAGATTCGAAAGGGAATCCCCGCTGCTTATGATTCACCGTTCCATTATTGTGAATATTGAACATATCCATAAAATCTCGTCCAACACGGTATCCATGTCCAATGGCGATCAATTCCCCATCGGGCGCTCGTATATGAAAGAGGTCAAAGATGTGTATAACTGTTATATGACGTCCCAATATAAAAAAAGAGTTTTTTTAGGTTAA
- a CDS encoding LL-diaminopimelate aminotransferase: MSIEQYQNTYIQTNFADRIGGERYGKDTSIYKFEKIKRAKASAKQDFPNIELIDMGVGEPDEMADEGIVARLALEAAKEENRGYSDNGIPEFKEAAAVYLKEVFQVEGIDPVTEIVHSIGSKPALAMLPSVFINPGDITIMTIPGYPVLGTHTKYLGGQVYSVELKKENNFLPDLSSIPEDVARKAKLLYLNYPNNPTGASATPEFFSEVVAWAKKYDVVVIHDAPYAALTYDGVKPLSFLSVPGAKDVGVELHSLSKSYNMTGWRIGFVAGNPLIVKAFSDVKDNNDSGQFIAIQKAAAYGLAHPEITEAIAAKYSRRHNMLVDALNSLGFKAEKPKGSFFLYVAAPKGVKGGRRFESGEDFSQFMIREKLISTVPWDDAGAFVRFSVTFVAKGEEEEKRVISEIQRRLSDVEFEF, encoded by the coding sequence ATGAGTATTGAACAATATCAGAATACCTACATTCAGACGAATTTTGCAGACCGCATCGGCGGCGAACGATATGGCAAGGACACCTCCATCTACAAATTCGAGAAGATCAAACGCGCCAAAGCTTCGGCGAAGCAGGACTTCCCTAACATCGAATTGATCGATATGGGCGTAGGCGAACCGGACGAAATGGCGGATGAAGGCATCGTTGCCAGACTTGCGCTTGAAGCGGCGAAGGAAGAGAACCGCGGATATTCGGATAATGGTATCCCTGAGTTCAAGGAAGCCGCTGCCGTGTATCTGAAGGAAGTATTCCAGGTAGAGGGCATTGATCCTGTAACTGAAATTGTGCACTCCATCGGCTCCAAGCCGGCGCTGGCCATGCTGCCGTCCGTGTTCATTAATCCGGGCGATATCACGATTATGACCATTCCGGGATACCCGGTACTGGGCACCCACACCAAATATCTGGGCGGACAAGTATACTCCGTAGAATTGAAGAAGGAGAACAACTTTCTGCCTGACCTGAGCTCCATTCCAGAGGATGTAGCCCGCAAGGCGAAGCTGCTCTACCTCAACTATCCGAACAACCCTACCGGGGCAAGCGCAACCCCTGAGTTCTTCAGCGAAGTCGTGGCCTGGGCTAAGAAATATGATGTTGTCGTCATTCACGACGCTCCTTACGCAGCACTCACTTATGATGGCGTGAAGCCGCTGAGCTTCCTGTCCGTACCAGGGGCCAAGGATGTCGGCGTTGAGCTGCACTCCCTGTCCAAGTCCTACAACATGACCGGCTGGAGAATCGGCTTCGTGGCCGGTAACCCGCTGATCGTCAAGGCGTTCAGTGATGTGAAGGACAATAATGATTCCGGCCAGTTCATCGCTATCCAGAAAGCTGCCGCTTACGGTCTGGCTCATCCGGAGATTACCGAAGCGATTGCCGCCAAGTACTCCCGCCGCCACAACATGCTGGTGGATGCCCTGAACAGCCTGGGCTTCAAGGCCGAGAAGCCGAAGGGCTCATTCTTCCTCTATGTCGCCGCTCCTAAGGGCGTTAAGGGCGGACGCCGCTTTGAATCGGGCGAAGACTTCTCGCAGTTCATGATCCGCGAGAAGCTGATCTCCACCGTGCCTTGGGATGATGCCGGTGCATTCGTGCGCTTCTCCGTCACCTTCGTGGCCAAGGGTGAAGAAGAAGAGAAGCGGGTCATTTCCGAGATTCAAAGACGCCTGAGCGACGTTGAATTTGAATTCTAA
- a CDS encoding RluA family pseudouridine synthase: MNNLNQDVKGQADFAAPEEDRDVTEWTVAAENAKERIDKYITESWEDEISRSQVQLWISGGHVTVNGATVKANYKLAEGDKVQVTVPEAEATDLTPENIPLEVAYEDSDVIVVNKPRGMVVHPAVGHPSGTLVNALMYHCKDLSGINGEIRPGIVHRIDKDTSGLIMAAKNDASHASLAAQLKEHSVTRRYIAIVHGNLSHDKGTVDAPIGRDPHDRKLYTVTEKNSKHSVTHFTVLERFGDCTLLELQLETGRTHQIRVHMKFIGHPLVGDPVYGRSKGTTMNGQALHAAVLGFVHPSTGEYKEFSAPLPADMEDVLFALRSR, from the coding sequence ATGAATAATTTGAATCAGGACGTCAAAGGGCAGGCAGATTTCGCAGCACCTGAAGAAGACAGAGACGTCACCGAATGGACGGTTGCCGCGGAGAACGCCAAGGAGCGGATTGACAAATATATCACGGAGTCCTGGGAGGACGAAATCTCGCGTTCCCAGGTCCAGCTGTGGATCAGCGGCGGGCATGTTACCGTGAACGGCGCAACGGTCAAAGCGAATTATAAGCTGGCTGAAGGCGACAAGGTGCAGGTGACCGTCCCTGAAGCGGAGGCTACAGACTTGACCCCGGAGAATATTCCGCTGGAGGTGGCCTATGAGGACAGTGACGTGATTGTGGTCAACAAGCCGCGCGGTATGGTGGTGCATCCGGCAGTGGGGCATCCGTCGGGAACGCTGGTTAATGCGCTGATGTATCACTGCAAGGACCTGTCCGGCATCAACGGCGAGATCCGCCCGGGCATCGTCCACCGGATTGACAAGGACACCTCGGGTCTGATTATGGCTGCCAAGAATGACGCCAGTCATGCCTCGCTGGCCGCTCAGCTGAAGGAGCACAGTGTAACCCGCCGTTATATTGCAATTGTGCATGGTAATTTGTCTCATGACAAGGGAACGGTAGATGCGCCAATCGGGCGTGATCCGCATGACCGCAAGCTCTACACCGTGACGGAGAAGAACAGTAAGCATTCCGTGACCCATTTTACCGTGCTGGAACGGTTCGGGGATTGTACGCTGCTGGAGCTGCAATTAGAGACTGGAAGGACTCATCAGATCCGTGTTCATATGAAGTTCATCGGCCATCCTCTGGTCGGCGACCCGGTGTACGGGCGCAGTAAAGGAACGACAATGAACGGACAAGCCCTGCATGCGGCGGTACTGGGATTTGTGCATCCGTCTACAGGCGAATATAAGGAGTTCAGTGCACCGCTTCCGGCAGATATGGAAGATGTGCTGTTTGCGCTCCGCAGCAGATAA
- the lspA gene encoding signal peptidase II: MVYFLIALIVFLIDQGTKYLIATRLELAEQIPVIKDFFIITSHRNRGAAFGILQGQQWFFIVITVIVVAGIVWYLNKTRKTRRLLPTALALVLGGAVGNFLDRILNGEVVDFLMFNFGSYTFPIFNVADSCIVIGVGLIILDTLLEVKGEQEVIEVKESPEVKEGNE; this comes from the coding sequence GTGGTGTACTTTCTGATTGCGCTAATTGTATTTTTGATTGACCAGGGCACCAAATATTTGATTGCCACCCGCCTGGAGCTCGCAGAGCAGATTCCGGTGATCAAGGATTTCTTCATTATTACCTCCCACCGCAATCGTGGAGCCGCTTTTGGCATTCTGCAGGGACAGCAGTGGTTCTTCATTGTAATTACGGTGATCGTGGTGGCCGGTATCGTATGGTATCTGAACAAAACCCGCAAGACCCGCAGGCTGCTGCCGACAGCGCTTGCGCTTGTCCTCGGGGGAGCAGTCGGCAACTTCCTGGACCGGATTCTTAATGGCGAGGTTGTCGATTTCCTGATGTTCAATTTCGGCAGCTATACGTTCCCGATCTTCAACGTGGCGGATTCCTGCATAGTGATCGGGGTCGGCCTGATTATTCTGGATACGCTGCTGGAAGTGAAGGGCGAGCAGGAAGTCATCGAGGTGAAGGAATCACCGGAAGTCAAAGAAGGGAATGAATAA
- a CDS encoding TraR/DksA C4-type zinc finger protein: MSHLTPQQLSALRTTLLQQREEIKHRLSNNEQYGLQEAMRDNTGELSEIDNHPGDAATELYHRSMDISLLEREEHELDDIEAALKAMDEGTYGICAASGEPIPYERLSALPATRFTKEQAPRQSAPFTRPAEEELLSPPFGRTSLDEREEQNRFDGEDAWQIVESWGNSDSPAMAEGNNIDSYNDMEIEADETEGFVEPWENFVATDISGNHLMIIKGNSYRHYMDDEEGDYLLDPTRNKRR, from the coding sequence ATGAGCCATCTGACACCACAGCAGCTCTCCGCGCTGCGTACCACCCTGCTGCAGCAGCGGGAGGAGATCAAGCACAGGCTGAGTAACAACGAACAATACGGGCTGCAGGAGGCCATGCGGGACAATACCGGAGAACTGTCCGAAATCGACAATCACCCCGGTGACGCCGCCACTGAGCTGTATCACCGTTCCATGGATATCTCCCTGCTGGAGCGGGAAGAGCATGAGCTGGACGACATTGAAGCCGCGCTGAAAGCGATGGATGAGGGGACTTACGGCATCTGCGCTGCCAGCGGAGAGCCGATTCCATATGAGCGCCTGTCCGCCCTTCCCGCAACCCGTTTCACCAAGGAGCAAGCCCCCCGCCAGAGCGCCCCGTTCACCCGGCCGGCCGAGGAGGAGCTGCTGTCACCGCCTTTTGGCCGCACCAGTCTGGATGAACGGGAGGAACAGAACCGGTTCGACGGCGAGGATGCCTGGCAGATTGTCGAGAGCTGGGGAAACTCGGATTCGCCGGCCATGGCAGAAGGGAATAACATCGACTCCTACAATGATATGGAGATTGAAGCGGACGAAACCGAAGGGTTCGTGGAGCCGTGGGAGAACTTCGTCGCCACCGACATTTCCGGCAATCATCTGATGATTATCAAAGGCAACAGCTACCGCCATTACATGGACGATGAGGAAGGTGACTACCTGCTGGACCCGACGAGAAACAAGCGGCGTTAG
- a CDS encoding DUF5665 domain-containing protein, translating into MNSISQEEKLNALYRMTTSLAQQMEKSRISEYTELLYSPFKLIWLNVLSGAARGLGIALGFTFFAATIIYILQVLGALNLPIIGDYIADIVRIVQHQLELKTF; encoded by the coding sequence CTGAACAGCATTTCGCAGGAGGAGAAGCTGAATGCGTTGTACCGGATGACCACGAGTCTGGCCCAGCAGATGGAGAAGTCGCGGATCTCGGAGTATACCGAGCTGCTGTATTCTCCGTTCAAGCTGATCTGGCTGAATGTTCTCTCCGGGGCGGCCAGAGGGCTGGGGATTGCGCTCGGGTTTACCTTTTTTGCAGCAACCATTATTTATATCCTGCAGGTACTCGGTGCGCTGAATCTGCCGATTATCGGCGATTATATCGCTGACATTGTGCGGATTGTCCAGCATCAGCTGGAGCTGAAGACGTTCTAA
- the ileS gene encoding isoleucine--tRNA ligase — translation MLKVDVKEKARDREVRILKKWNEEDTFRKSMQNREGRPNYVFYEGPPTANGVPHIGHVLGRVIKDFIGRYQTMKGFRVIRKAGWDTHGLPVELGVQKKLGISGKQDIEEYGVEKFIKECKESVFGYEKQWREFTEAIGYWTDLDHPYVTLDNTYIESVWNILATVHDKGLMYRGHRVSPYCPSCQTTLSSHEVAQGYKTVKDLSATAKFKLDGSGDYVLAWTTTPWTLPAHMALAMNPKMEYVRAQQEDGVYVLAKNLVDEVLKGEYTILSTHTGADFIGRSYTPPFDYIKAEKHNVIVGASFVTDSSGTGIVHMAPAHGEDDYKSCRENGISFVNVVDVSGKYTKVVSDFAGRFVKDCDLDIVKVLSERGLLYHKEKYEHSYPFCWRCDTPLLYYATDSWFIQTTAIKDQLIANNNSVDWYPDHVREGRFGKFLEELVDWNISRNRYWGTPLNVWVCQETGKEFAPHSIAELRSMATQEVPEDIELHKPYVDNIKLRSPFSEGAVMVRTPEVIDVWFDSGSMPFAQSHYPFENEDRFEDQYPADMICEGIDQTRGWFYSLLAVSTLFTGKAPYKAVIAHGHIFDENGQKMSKSKGNVIDPWEIINEYGTDAFRWAILADSAPWNNKRFSRGLVGETKSKVVDTLVNTHAFLTLYAGIDGYDPAEHPFKVSEHKLDRWILSRLNSLILLVDKGLAVNDFVNTSKAIENFVDELSNWYIRRSRDRFWGSGLGEEKLDAYRTLTHVLLTTAKLMAPFTPMLSEDIFTNLGGGESVHLADYPAVDEKLIDLGLEKDMESARGIVELARNVRNESGIKNRQPLSELIASIDDDFNVVDYEELIKDEINVKRIVIEHSDSGFVDFTLKLNLKVAGKKYGKNVGFLQGFLKAMDSDATRKAVQEGVVAIVSPDGEELQITAEELLVEKQAKPGFASASGYGLTVALNTEITPELVQEGWVREVVRAVQDYRKRLDLPIDKRVELTLQVDDELKAALTAFEHVLRENVLVTSVTYGGDYTYETVDAGGKSIGIHIGA, via the coding sequence ATGCTTAAGGTAGACGTCAAAGAAAAGGCCCGGGACAGAGAGGTCCGGATCCTGAAGAAATGGAACGAGGAGGACACGTTCCGCAAATCGATGCAGAACCGCGAAGGACGCCCGAATTATGTGTTCTACGAAGGACCGCCGACTGCGAACGGGGTGCCGCATATCGGGCATGTGCTCGGCCGGGTTATCAAGGACTTTATCGGCCGGTATCAGACGATGAAGGGCTTCCGGGTCATCCGCAAGGCGGGCTGGGATACGCACGGGCTGCCGGTGGAGCTGGGCGTGCAGAAGAAGCTGGGTATCTCGGGCAAGCAGGATATCGAAGAGTACGGCGTGGAGAAGTTCATCAAGGAATGTAAGGAAAGTGTCTTCGGCTACGAGAAGCAGTGGCGCGAGTTCACAGAAGCCATCGGCTACTGGACCGACCTGGATCATCCATATGTAACACTGGACAATACTTACATTGAAAGTGTATGGAACATCCTGGCGACGGTGCATGACAAGGGCCTGATGTACCGTGGTCACCGGGTCAGCCCGTACTGTCCGAGCTGTCAGACGACGCTGAGCTCCCATGAGGTAGCGCAGGGATACAAGACGGTTAAGGACCTGAGTGCAACGGCCAAGTTCAAGCTGGACGGCAGCGGGGATTATGTCCTGGCCTGGACGACCACGCCTTGGACCCTTCCGGCGCATATGGCGCTGGCGATGAACCCGAAGATGGAATATGTACGTGCGCAGCAGGAAGACGGCGTCTATGTTCTGGCGAAGAATCTGGTGGATGAGGTGCTGAAGGGCGAATACACGATTCTGTCTACCCATACAGGCGCTGATTTTATCGGCCGGAGCTATACGCCTCCGTTCGATTATATCAAGGCAGAGAAGCATAATGTGATCGTTGGTGCCTCCTTTGTCACGGACTCCAGCGGTACGGGGATCGTGCATATGGCTCCGGCACACGGGGAAGATGACTACAAAAGCTGCCGCGAGAACGGCATCAGCTTCGTCAATGTTGTGGATGTATCCGGGAAGTATACGAAGGTTGTCAGTGATTTTGCCGGACGGTTCGTAAAGGATTGCGACCTCGATATCGTGAAGGTGCTGTCCGAACGCGGACTGCTCTACCATAAAGAGAAATACGAGCACAGCTATCCGTTCTGCTGGCGCTGCGATACGCCGCTGCTCTATTATGCGACAGACAGCTGGTTCATCCAGACCACTGCGATCAAGGATCAGCTGATTGCCAATAACAACAGTGTGGACTGGTATCCGGACCATGTGCGCGAAGGCCGCTTCGGCAAGTTCCTGGAGGAGCTGGTGGACTGGAATATCAGCCGTAACCGTTACTGGGGCACACCGCTGAACGTCTGGGTCTGTCAGGAGACAGGCAAGGAATTCGCACCGCACAGCATTGCCGAGCTGAGATCAATGGCCACCCAAGAGGTGCCGGAGGATATCGAGCTGCATAAGCCGTATGTGGACAACATCAAGCTGCGCAGCCCGTTTAGCGAAGGTGCCGTCATGGTGCGTACCCCGGAAGTCATCGATGTCTGGTTCGACAGCGGCTCGATGCCGTTCGCCCAGAGCCACTATCCGTTCGAGAATGAAGACCGCTTCGAGGATCAGTATCCGGCGGATATGATCTGCGAGGGGATCGACCAGACGCGCGGCTGGTTCTACAGCTTGCTGGCGGTATCGACCCTGTTCACGGGCAAAGCGCCGTACAAGGCGGTTATCGCGCACGGCCACATTTTTGATGAGAACGGCCAGAAGATGTCCAAGTCCAAAGGCAATGTCATCGACCCGTGGGAGATCATTAACGAATACGGCACAGATGCGTTCCGGTGGGCGATTCTGGCGGACAGTGCGCCATGGAACAACAAACGCTTCTCGCGCGGCCTGGTCGGAGAGACGAAGTCCAAAGTGGTGGATACTCTGGTTAACACGCATGCCTTCCTGACGCTGTATGCCGGGATTGACGGTTATGATCCGGCGGAGCATCCGTTCAAGGTGTCAGAGCATAAGCTGGACCGCTGGATTCTCTCCCGTCTGAACAGCCTGATTCTGCTGGTGGACAAAGGGCTGGCCGTGAACGACTTCGTGAATACCTCCAAGGCGATCGAGAACTTCGTGGATGAGCTGAGCAACTGGTACATCCGCCGTTCCCGTGACCGGTTCTGGGGCAGCGGGCTGGGCGAGGAGAAGCTGGACGCTTACCGTACTCTTACGCATGTCCTGCTGACCACGGCGAAGCTGATGGCTCCGTTCACTCCGATGCTGTCCGAGGATATCTTCACGAACCTGGGCGGCGGGGAGAGCGTGCATCTGGCCGATTACCCGGCAGTGGATGAGAAGCTGATCGATCTCGGTCTGGAAAAAGACATGGAGAGCGCCCGCGGCATCGTCGAGCTGGCCCGTAACGTCCGCAACGAGAGCGGCATCAAGAACCGCCAGCCGTTGTCCGAGCTGATCGCCTCCATCGATGATGACTTCAATGTGGTCGATTATGAAGAGCTGATCAAAGACGAAATCAACGTGAAGCGCATTGTGATCGAGCATAGCGACAGCGGCTTCGTGGACTTCACGCTGAAGCTGAATCTGAAGGTGGCAGGCAAGAAATACGGCAAAAATGTCGGCTTCCTGCAAGGCTTCCTCAAAGCGATGGACAGCGATGCGACCCGCAAAGCAGTACAGGAAGGCGTAGTTGCCATTGTCTCCCCGGACGGCGAGGAGCTGCAGATTACCGCCGAGGAGCTGTTGGTGGAGAAGCAGGCCAAGCCCGGCTTCGCCTCCGCTTCCGGGTATGGTCTGACGGTGGCTCTCAACACGGAAATCACTCCGGAGCTGGTGCAGGAGGGCTGGGTACGCGAGGTCGTGCGCGCAGTGCAGGATTACCGCAAACGTCTGGATCTGCCGATCGACAAGCGGGTAGAGCTGACCCTGCAGGTGGATGATGAACTGAAGGCGGCACTCACTGCATTCGAGCATGTGCTGCGTGAGAATGTCCTGGTGACTTCCGTTACGTATGGCGGAGATTATACCTATGAGACGGTTGATGCCGGCGGCAAGAGCATCGGCATTCATATCGGCGCTTAA
- the pseI gene encoding pseudaminic acid synthase codes for MKDITIGNRRIGSGHPPFIIAEMSGNHNHSLDRALELVGAAARAGAHAFKIQTYTPETMTLQSKQKDFMILDEGGLWTGKSLYELYQEAYTPWEWHEPIFAACRELGMIPFSTPFDETSLEFLETLGVDCYKIASFENIDIPLLKKVAAKGKPMIISTGMASLGEIEQLVEVITEAGCQEYVLLKCTSSYPASPENTNLNTIPYLRDVFHCQVGLSDHTLGVGAAVASVALGSTVIEKHFTLDRKEGGVDSAFSLEPEEFAALVRETDTAWKALGGVAIGPTKAEEKSLQFRRSIYVAKDIKAGEVLTRDNIRVIRPGYGLAPKYYEMLLGKQMRRDLPMGTPLSWDLLL; via the coding sequence ATGAAGGACATCACCATCGGTAACCGGCGTATTGGCAGCGGACATCCGCCTTTTATCATCGCGGAAATGTCAGGCAACCATAACCATTCCCTGGACCGGGCGCTTGAACTGGTCGGGGCAGCAGCGCGGGCCGGCGCACATGCCTTCAAAATCCAAACCTATACGCCAGAGACCATGACTCTCCAATCGAAGCAGAAGGATTTCATGATCTTAGACGAGGGCGGTCTCTGGACCGGAAAGTCCCTATATGAGCTCTACCAGGAGGCTTATACGCCATGGGAGTGGCATGAACCGATTTTTGCAGCCTGCCGAGAGTTGGGGATGATCCCCTTCAGCACCCCCTTTGACGAGACCTCGCTCGAATTCCTGGAGACACTGGGCGTGGACTGCTATAAGATCGCTTCTTTTGAGAATATCGATATCCCCTTGCTTAAGAAGGTGGCAGCCAAAGGCAAACCGATGATTATCTCGACCGGTATGGCTTCGCTCGGAGAGATTGAACAGTTGGTAGAGGTCATCACCGAAGCAGGCTGCCAGGAATATGTTCTGCTGAAATGCACCAGCAGCTATCCCGCTTCACCGGAGAACACCAATCTGAACACCATCCCTTACCTGCGGGACGTCTTCCACTGCCAGGTCGGCTTATCCGATCACACCCTTGGCGTAGGGGCCGCTGTCGCCAGTGTCGCGCTGGGCAGCACCGTCATCGAGAAGCACTTCACCCTGGACCGTAAGGAGGGAGGGGTGGATTCGGCCTTCTCCCTGGAGCCCGAAGAGTTCGCTGCGCTGGTGCGGGAGACCGATACCGCCTGGAAGGCCCTGGGCGGAGTCGCTATCGGCCCGACGAAGGCGGAAGAGAAGTCGCTTCAGTTCCGCCGGTCCATCTATGTTGCCAAGGACATTAAGGCCGGCGAAGTGCTGACGCGGGACAATATCCGGGTCATCCGCCCGGGATATGGTCTCGCCCCTAAATACTACGAAATGCTCCTTGGCAAACAAATGAGGCGGGATCTGCCCATGGGAACTCCGCTGAGCTGGGACCTGCTGCTGTAA
- the pseH gene encoding UDP-4-amino-4,6-dideoxy-N-acetyl-beta-L-altrosamine N-acetyltransferase: MADLDDYKLKTLRQEYSSLVWEWRNSGHIRPFMNHDRLIPLEDHCKWMDSTLQDSGKLVKLCFYQEKPIGLVQFTQLDRLNGTCDWGFYIGDQSSPRGSGKMMGILALDLIFQDEQMRKVNAQILEFNQKSLSYHQRLGFVEEGRLMKQIARPHRYADVVLMGLFREQWEERSKALKEEAADANEGHHHR, encoded by the coding sequence ATGGCAGACCTTGACGATTACAAGCTGAAGACACTCCGTCAAGAGTACAGCAGCCTGGTATGGGAATGGCGGAATAGCGGCCATATCCGGCCTTTTATGAATCATGACCGGCTGATTCCGCTGGAGGACCATTGCAAATGGATGGATTCCACGTTACAGGATAGCGGCAAGCTGGTGAAGTTATGCTTTTATCAGGAGAAGCCTATAGGTCTTGTTCAATTCACTCAGTTGGACCGCCTGAATGGTACCTGTGATTGGGGCTTCTACATCGGTGATCAGAGCAGTCCGCGCGGGTCCGGGAAGATGATGGGCATTCTGGCGCTGGATCTGATCTTCCAGGACGAGCAAATGCGGAAGGTAAACGCGCAGATCCTCGAATTCAATCAAAAGAGTCTATCCTATCATCAGCGGCTCGGATTCGTGGAAGAAGGCCGCTTAATGAAACAAATTGCCAGACCTCACCGGTACGCCGATGTGGTGCTGATGGGCTTATTCCGGGAGCAGTGGGAAGAACGCAGCAAAGCGCTGAAAGAGGAGGCGGCAGACGCGAATGAAGGACATCACCATCGGTAA